In a single window of the Bacteroidota bacterium genome:
- a CDS encoding phytoene/squalene synthase family protein produces MSFSLFRKTNYRCARLITRAYSTSFSMGIMAFGSALRDPIYGIYAYVRYADEIVDTFHDYNKPDLFIRFREETWKAIDERISLNPVLDAFQHVVNTYHIDREVIDAFLDSMEMDLDQRTYNPESYSDYIYGSAEVVGLMCLRVFVNGNEALYRELVGPARSLGAAFQKVNFLRDMKDDFENRGRTYFPGINFSQGFTPDMKAAIETDIQKDFDDALVGIRKLPREAKTGVYMAYLLYVTLFKKLKSASTDDIRQSRIRVPDTEKLALIPLAVFRTRLGTV; encoded by the coding sequence ATGTCATTTTCCTTATTCCGAAAAACCAATTACCGGTGTGCCAGGCTGATCACAAGGGCCTATTCCACGTCCTTCAGCATGGGTATCATGGCCTTTGGCTCCGCCCTGCGCGACCCGATCTATGGCATTTATGCTTATGTTCGGTATGCCGATGAAATTGTTGATACTTTCCATGACTATAATAAACCCGATCTGTTCATCCGGTTCCGGGAAGAAACCTGGAAAGCCATTGACGAACGAATCAGCCTGAATCCGGTTCTGGATGCCTTTCAGCATGTGGTGAATACTTACCACATTGACCGGGAGGTCATCGATGCCTTTCTCGACAGCATGGAAATGGATCTGGATCAGCGGACTTACAATCCTGAATCGTATTCTGATTATATCTATGGGTCTGCAGAAGTGGTCGGACTCATGTGTCTGCGTGTTTTCGTGAACGGAAATGAAGCGCTTTACCGTGAATTGGTCGGACCGGCACGAAGCCTGGGAGCTGCCTTCCAGAAGGTGAACTTTCTGCGTGACATGAAAGATGATTTCGAAAACCGGGGCCGGACGTACTTTCCGGGTATTAACTTCAGTCAGGGGTTCACCCCCGATATGAAGGCCGCCATCGAGACGGACATTCAAAAGGATTTCGATGACGCACTCGTCGGAATCAGGAAACTGCCACGCGAGGCAAAGACGGGCGTCTACATGGCCTACCTGCTGTATGTCACCCTGTTTAAGAAATTAAAATCGGCCTCGACCGATGACATCCGTCAATCGAGAATCCGGGTACCGGATACTGAAAAACTGGCCCTGATTCCGCTCGCTGTGTTCCGGACCCGCCTCGGAACGGTCTGA